In Miniphocaeibacter halophilus, the following proteins share a genomic window:
- the rplJ gene encoding 50S ribosomal protein L10, whose translation MKDYVLEKKQSVVNEIKENIESSKSIVLVDYRGLNVEELTDLRDRFRKEDVVYKVYKNTMMNFAFKELGLEDILELLEGPNAVAFSKEDPIAGARIANEFAKEHEKLEIKAGYLEGEFLDLEAVKDLASIPAREVLLAKLLGSFKAPISNFVYLVDAIAKKKDEESPAEEAVEA comes from the coding sequence GTGAAGGATTATGTTTTAGAGAAAAAACAATCAGTAGTTAATGAAATTAAAGAAAATATTGAATCTTCAAAGTCGATTGTATTAGTTGATTATAGAGGATTAAATGTAGAAGAATTAACAGATCTTAGAGACAGATTTAGAAAAGAAGATGTAGTGTATAAGGTTTATAAAAACACTATGATGAACTTTGCTTTTAAGGAACTGGGTTTAGAAGATATTCTTGAATTATTAGAAGGACCTAATGCAGTAGCATTTAGTAAAGAAGATCCTATAGCAGGAGCTAGAATTGCAAATGAATTTGCAAAAGAACATGAAAAACTAGAAATTAAAGCAGGTTATTTAGAAGGCGAATTTTTAGATTTAGAAGCAGTAAAGGATTTAGCATCTATACCAGCAAGAGAAGTATTGTTAGCTAAATTACTTGGAAGCTTTAAGGCTCCAATATCTAATTTCGTATACTTAGTAGATGCAATAGCTAAGAAAAAAGATGAAGAATCACCAGCAGAAGAAGCGGTTGAAGCATAA
- a CDS encoding 50S ribosomal protein L25: MSEFKLEAKIRKSIGKNKVDKLRVEKLIPSIVYAKGKESMPIVLDAKEFDKIYLGAGTSNIIDLEIDGVTKPALIKEVQKHPFKNQYIHVDFLGVDMSEKMRVVIPVVLEGRDSIRVQPSVLMQLVNEIEVECLPADLPSEAMVNVEEMQIGDTLLIKDLDVFNNEKVEVLVDPEEVIATLSEPREEEIEEEIEEVDASDVPTVGEEEEEASEE, encoded by the coding sequence ATGTCAGAATTTAAGTTAGAAGCTAAAATAAGAAAGAGTATAGGTAAAAATAAAGTAGACAAATTAAGAGTTGAAAAATTAATACCTAGTATCGTTTATGCAAAAGGTAAAGAAAGTATGCCAATAGTACTAGATGCAAAAGAATTTGATAAAATATATTTAGGAGCTGGTACAAGTAATATAATCGATTTGGAAATAGATGGAGTAACTAAACCTGCATTAATTAAGGAAGTTCAAAAACATCCATTTAAAAATCAATATATTCATGTAGATTTTCTTGGAGTAGATATGTCTGAGAAGATGAGAGTTGTAATTCCAGTAGTACTAGAAGGAAGAGATTCAATAAGGGTTCAACCATCTGTATTAATGCAATTAGTAAATGAAATCGAAGTTGAATGTTTACCAGCGGACCTACCAAGTGAAGCAATGGTAAATGTTGAAGAAATGCAAATAGGAGATACTTTATTAATTAAGGACCTAGATGTATTTAATAACGAAAAAGTTGAAGTATTAGTTGATCCAGAAGAAGTTATAGCAACATTATCAGAGCCAAGAGAAGAAGAAATTGAAGAAGAAATTGAAGAAGTTGATGCTTCAGACGTTCCAACAGTTGGAGAAGAAGAGGAAGAAGCTTCTGAAGAATAA
- a CDS encoding pro-sigmaK processing inhibitor BofA family protein yields the protein MDKIIEICIIIALIFVFFKLIKTSIKFFGKIIINGIIGVVSLFIFNAIGGIIGLNLAITPINAIISGIFGIPGIIVLLFINA from the coding sequence ATGGATAAGATTATAGAAATCTGTATTATAATTGCACTTATATTTGTATTTTTTAAATTAATAAAAACTTCCATAAAGTTTTTTGGTAAAATTATAATAAATGGTATAATTGGAGTAGTGAGTCTTTTTATATTTAATGCTATAGGTGGAATTATAGGTTTAAATTTAGCCATAACACCTATTAATGCAATTATTTCAGGAATATTTGGCATTCCTGGTATAATTGTGTTATTATTTATAAATGCATAA
- a CDS encoding M15 family metallopeptidase yields the protein MSDKKRKSFSDINKKYSFLDEGVEGLKNRNVTRDEEARRRTMSENSEKNNRQGRNQQTHRNPRSNNNRQDFRDHTIKMDAQAIEKERRRVEMKARREREQKRKKRLTISVFLGIVIVVIVAFAFKTWLDKGNAKTNPIVATEPAEKKQNKETDVETLKGFVVTTKATKCFEDSNDSSTELKEILAGEYLEKYGTVDEFTKIKYQGTEGYVHTVDITEISKEDELKVIDGILIVNNKYTLPEEYEAGKNSEANTNFDIMVKAAKTDDVNIKVASDYRSYELQKNNSYDSEGISAYGEYLSDGSQVPAGASEHQTGLAFDVYGEYDNKYSKNFADSKEYKWLKENAHKYGFIIRYPEGKEEITGRKAEPWHLRYVGTKAAKEIHANNQTLEEYLGLVKNTGNEDENTNNELKENNNSNNDEKNNSSADNNSSNNNDSNSLDNNSNEENNNRSSNKKEDSDNSKNNENNN from the coding sequence ATGTCAGATAAAAAAAGAAAGAGTTTCAGTGATATTAATAAAAAATATAGTTTTTTAGACGAAGGTGTAGAAGGATTAAAAAATAGAAATGTTACACGAGATGAAGAAGCTAGAAGAAGGACAATGTCTGAAAACTCTGAAAAGAACAATAGACAAGGTAGGAATCAACAGACTCATAGAAATCCTAGAAGTAACAATAATAGACAGGATTTTAGAGATCATACAATAAAAATGGACGCTCAAGCTATTGAAAAAGAACGTAGAAGAGTTGAAATGAAAGCAAGAAGGGAAAGAGAACAAAAAAGAAAAAAAAGATTAACAATTTCAGTTTTTCTTGGAATAGTAATAGTAGTAATTGTAGCCTTTGCCTTTAAAACATGGCTAGACAAAGGAAACGCAAAGACAAATCCTATTGTTGCAACAGAGCCTGCTGAAAAGAAACAAAACAAAGAAACGGATGTTGAAACATTAAAAGGTTTCGTTGTTACTACAAAAGCTACTAAATGTTTTGAAGATAGTAATGATTCCTCAACGGAATTAAAGGAAATTCTAGCAGGGGAATATTTGGAAAAATATGGAACAGTTGATGAATTTACAAAAATTAAATACCAAGGTACTGAAGGCTATGTTCATACAGTAGACATTACTGAAATTAGTAAAGAAGACGAACTTAAAGTAATAGACGGTATTTTAATTGTAAACAATAAATATACTTTGCCTGAAGAATATGAAGCAGGTAAAAATAGTGAAGCGAATACAAACTTTGATATTATGGTAAAAGCTGCAAAAACTGATGATGTTAATATTAAAGTAGCAAGTGATTATAGAAGTTATGAATTACAAAAGAACAACTCCTATGATAGCGAAGGTATTAGTGCATATGGTGAATATTTAAGTGATGGTTCTCAAGTTCCAGCAGGGGCAAGTGAACACCAAACAGGTTTGGCCTTTGATGTATATGGCGAATATGATAATAAATATAGTAAAAACTTCGCTGATTCTAAAGAATATAAATGGCTAAAAGAAAATGCTCACAAGTATGGTTTCATAATTAGATACCCTGAAGGAAAAGAAGAAATAACTGGTAGAAAAGCAGAGCCTTGGCATTTAAGATATGTTGGTACTAAAGCTGCTAAGGAAATACATGCTAATAACCAAACATTAGAAGAATATTTAGGATTAGTTAAAAACACTGGAAATGAAGATGAAAACACCAATAATGAATTAAAAGAAAACAACAATTCCAATAATGATGAGAAGAATAATTCTTCAGCAGATAATAATTCATCAAACAATAATGACAGTAACTCCCTAGATAATAATTCTAATGAAGAGAATAATAATAGAAGTTCAAATAAAAAAGAAGATTCCGATAATTCTAAAAATAATGAAAATAACAATTAA
- a CDS encoding glycosyltransferase encodes MKVMIASQGYPTKKYPMNGIHQFAYAKALKKHGVDTYVVALDLRSFRRKRKWGYEEKIVDGIKTYAINIPLGNINQKLLCNIGAFFLKRKIDSILNKEKNTDIIHSHFTEPSYSFIKTIKDKKINIPVIVSEHSSSINKEDISHIRKDKLEVAKYVYNNCNELLVGSPFFQERMYKNFGVRPICTPTVANTDVFTLNNYNFNKNIYRVISTGNLKYEKGHRELIKAYGRVFRNINSELIIFGEGEDREVLEELIKEEKINHKVFLKGHKSIEEIAKEYNNGDLFVLASHSETYGKAYIEAMICGLPVVTTRNGGSEHFIQEFNGTIANVLDVNDLANKLEFMYNNRHKFNKKIISGYANRNFSEKASILELKKIYSAVLRGEKYVR; translated from the coding sequence ATGAAAGTAATGATAGCTTCTCAAGGTTATCCTACAAAAAAATATCCTATGAATGGAATTCATCAATTTGCTTATGCAAAAGCCTTGAAAAAACATGGTGTTGACACATATGTTGTTGCATTAGACCTTAGATCTTTTAGAAGAAAAAGAAAATGGGGATATGAAGAAAAAATAGTTGATGGAATAAAAACATATGCAATAAATATACCATTGGGAAATATTAATCAAAAACTTCTATGTAATATAGGAGCTTTTTTCTTAAAAAGAAAAATTGACAGTATATTGAATAAAGAAAAAAACACAGACATTATTCATTCACATTTCACAGAACCATCCTATTCTTTTATAAAGACAATAAAGGATAAGAAAATCAATATACCGGTAATTGTCTCAGAGCATTCTTCCTCTATAAATAAAGAAGATATTAGCCATATTAGAAAAGACAAGCTGGAAGTTGCAAAATATGTATATAATAATTGTAATGAATTATTAGTTGGAAGTCCCTTTTTTCAAGAAAGAATGTATAAGAATTTTGGAGTAAGGCCAATATGTACCCCAACTGTTGCAAACACCGATGTATTTACACTTAACAATTACAATTTTAATAAAAATATATATAGGGTTATATCTACCGGTAATTTAAAATATGAAAAAGGACATAGGGAACTAATTAAGGCATATGGTAGGGTCTTTAGGAATATAAATAGTGAATTAATAATTTTTGGAGAAGGAGAAGACAGAGAAGTATTAGAAGAACTTATTAAAGAAGAAAAAATTAACCATAAGGTATTTTTAAAGGGACATAAATCCATTGAAGAAATTGCTAAAGAATATAATAATGGTGACTTGTTTGTACTAGCATCACATTCTGAAACCTATGGTAAAGCTTACATAGAAGCAATGATATGCGGACTTCCGGTAGTAACAACTAGAAATGGTGGAAGTGAACATTTCATACAAGAATTCAATGGTACTATTGCAAATGTATTAGATGTAAATGATTTAGCAAATAAACTTGAATTCATGTATAATAATAGACATAAGTTTAATAAAAAAATAATTAGTGGATATGCAAATAGAAATTTTTCGGAAAAAGCTTCTATTTTAGAATTAAAAAAAATATATTCTGCAGTTTTAAGGGGAGAAAAATATGTCAGATAA
- a CDS encoding glycosyltransferase family 4 protein, translated as MRNSVLEVCSYYMGSTLYQNLFDQFDNEKIEHDILYFCSSKTVIEREIPNNLIVSQSFKPLDRVAFHVKHKKVYKDIQNKVDFNKYYMTHAHSLVSNGYISMRIKEDYGIPYIVAVRNTDLFTFLRLYPFVRNTAKRILNEAEKVIFLSPTYRDLTVNKHVNKVDRDKILEKSIILPNGIDQYYLDNGQIKEKSNMQDANLIYVGRVDDLNKNVITTIKACKELIKQGYNIKLTLVGRLKNSIFKKIVKNNTFIKHIAETDKYGVRKALSENDIFIMPSKKETFGLVYVEAMSQGLPVIYSKGQGFDGQFPEGYVGYHVKYNDVDEIVKKVKEILKNYNNMSINAAKSAKKFNWKDISKEYIEIYNNIRNK; from the coding sequence ATGAGAAATAGTGTATTAGAAGTTTGTTCCTATTACATGGGTTCAACTTTATATCAAAATTTATTTGATCAATTTGATAATGAAAAAATTGAACATGATATTTTATATTTTTGTTCCAGTAAAACTGTAATAGAAAGAGAAATACCAAACAATTTAATTGTTTCTCAATCATTTAAACCATTGGATAGAGTTGCGTTTCATGTAAAACATAAGAAGGTCTACAAGGATATTCAAAATAAAGTGGATTTTAATAAGTATTATATGACCCATGCTCATTCCTTGGTTTCAAATGGTTATATTTCAATGAGAATTAAAGAAGATTACGGTATTCCATATATAGTTGCAGTGAGAAACACCGATTTATTTACGTTTTTAAGACTATATCCCTTTGTAAGAAATACAGCAAAGAGAATTTTAAATGAAGCGGAAAAAGTAATATTCTTGTCTCCAACCTATAGGGATTTAACTGTAAATAAGCATGTAAATAAAGTAGATAGGGATAAGATACTGGAAAAATCCATTATATTACCAAATGGAATAGATCAGTATTATTTAGATAATGGACAAATTAAAGAAAAAAGCAATATGCAAGATGCTAATCTAATTTATGTTGGCAGGGTAGATGATTTAAATAAAAATGTTATAACTACTATTAAAGCTTGTAAAGAACTTATAAAACAGGGGTATAATATTAAACTTACCTTAGTTGGAAGGTTAAAAAATTCAATTTTTAAAAAAATAGTTAAAAACAACACATTTATTAAACATATTGCTGAAACTGACAAATATGGAGTAAGAAAAGCCCTAAGCGAAAATGATATTTTTATAATGCCATCTAAAAAAGAGACCTTTGGTTTAGTATATGTTGAAGCTATGAGTCAAGGATTGCCAGTTATATATTCAAAGGGGCAAGGCTTTGACGGTCAATTTCCGGAAGGCTATGTTGGCTACCATGTAAAATATAACGATGTAGATGAAATAGTTAAGAAGGTAAAAGAAATTTTAAAAAATTATAATAATATGTCTATTAATGCAGCGAAATCTGCTAAAAAATTTAATTGGAAGGATATATCCAAAGAATATATAGAAATTTATAATAATATAAGGAATAAATAA
- a CDS encoding polysaccharide biosynthesis protein, which yields MRYLRTLGLIILDIILINFSYLLGLVLRFDGKTPEIYLNSYFKYAIYITLLQIVIFYFFGLYKTMWRYASIEEFLKVIGAVVFASVATAIVFITLIDREIPRSIYVMALLFETVLISGVRLFSRARDVFLSKGFKNGKKPTSQIKRTLIVGAGEAGVLALKELRKHKEIASIPVAFIDDAPEKKNKIIKGIPVVGTRHDIPKVVKDYKIDEILVAMPSIPEVQQKEILEIANKTKIKTKIIPGYYKVIEEDKFDLNLIREVEIEDLLGRDEIKLDDNSLSEFIENKVILVTGAGGSIGSELCRQIIKYNPKQLVMLDFYENNIYDIQNEIKRTYEDPQIVVLIENIREMERMEYVFDKYKPNVVFHAAAHKHVPLMEDSPVSAIKNNIFGTLNLLKCSDRFGIDKFVNISTDKAVNPTSIMGCTKRVCEIMVQTMNEKSKTDFVAVRFGNVLGSNGSVIPLFKNQIKEGGPVTVTHPDIIRYFMTITEACQLVMQAGAIAKGGEIFILDMGEPVKILDLAEKLIELSGFVPYEDIKIEFTGLRPGEKLYEELLLNKENSCKTEFEKIFIEKPYVHDTEILNKGLEKLEKDIHNNNKLELVNDLKYIVPNFTPDI from the coding sequence ATGAGATATTTAAGAACATTAGGTTTAATAATATTAGATATTATATTAATAAATTTTAGTTATTTATTAGGACTTGTACTACGTTTTGATGGTAAAACTCCGGAAATATATTTAAATAGTTATTTTAAATACGCCATCTATATAACATTATTACAAATAGTAATATTTTATTTTTTTGGTCTTTATAAAACCATGTGGAGATACGCAAGTATTGAAGAGTTTTTAAAGGTAATAGGGGCCGTTGTTTTTGCTAGTGTTGCTACAGCGATTGTATTTATAACTTTAATAGATAGAGAGATTCCAAGATCAATATATGTAATGGCACTTTTATTTGAAACGGTGCTAATTTCCGGTGTAAGATTATTTTCTAGGGCAAGGGATGTGTTTTTGTCAAAAGGGTTTAAAAACGGTAAAAAACCAACTTCTCAAATTAAAAGAACCTTAATAGTAGGAGCAGGAGAAGCTGGAGTCTTAGCTCTTAAAGAATTAAGAAAACATAAAGAAATTGCTTCAATTCCCGTAGCTTTTATAGATGATGCTCCAGAGAAAAAGAATAAAATCATAAAGGGTATACCAGTTGTTGGTACAAGACATGATATTCCTAAGGTTGTAAAGGATTATAAAATTGATGAAATACTTGTAGCTATGCCGTCAATACCTGAAGTACAACAAAAGGAAATATTGGAAATAGCAAATAAGACAAAAATTAAGACAAAAATAATTCCCGGCTATTATAAGGTAATAGAAGAGGATAAATTTGATTTAAATCTTATAAGAGAAGTGGAAATAGAAGATTTATTAGGTAGAGATGAAATAAAACTCGATGACAATTCATTGTCGGAATTTATTGAAAATAAAGTCATATTGGTTACAGGTGCAGGTGGCTCTATTGGTTCAGAGTTATGTAGGCAAATTATTAAATATAATCCAAAACAACTTGTAATGTTAGATTTTTATGAAAATAATATATATGATATTCAAAATGAAATAAAGAGAACTTATGAAGACCCTCAAATAGTAGTATTAATAGAAAATATTAGGGAAATGGAAAGAATGGAATATGTATTTGATAAATACAAACCAAATGTAGTGTTCCATGCTGCTGCTCATAAGCATGTTCCTTTAATGGAGGACTCTCCGGTTTCAGCAATTAAAAACAATATATTTGGAACATTAAACCTTTTAAAATGTTCTGATAGGTTTGGAATAGATAAATTTGTAAATATTTCAACAGATAAGGCTGTAAATCCTACTTCTATTATGGGATGTACAAAACGTGTTTGTGAAATAATGGTTCAGACAATGAATGAAAAATCTAAAACGGATTTTGTTGCAGTAAGATTTGGTAATGTGCTAGGTTCTAATGGATCGGTAATACCTTTATTTAAAAATCAAATAAAAGAAGGTGGTCCTGTAACAGTTACACATCCGGACATAATTAGATATTTTATGACTATAACAGAAGCTTGCCAATTAGTAATGCAGGCAGGAGCAATTGCTAAAGGTGGAGAAATATTTATTTTAGATATGGGAGAACCGGTGAAAATTTTAGATTTAGCAGAAAAATTAATAGAATTATCGGGCTTTGTACCATATGAAGATATTAAAATAGAATTTACAGGATTAAGACCAGGTGAAAAACTTTATGAGGAATTACTTCTAAATAAAGAAAACTCATGTAAAACTGAATTTGAGAAAATATTTATAGAAAAACCTTATGTACATGATACTGAAATTTTAAATAAAGGATTAGAGAAACTGGAAAAAGATATTCATAATAATAATAAGCTAGAATTAGTAAATGATTTAAAATATATTGTTCCTAATTTTACTCCAGATATTTAA
- a CDS encoding glycosyltransferase — protein MKICYLADATSAHTRKWCDFFLSKGYEIIIISLGDAVIEGCKVYSFGMKDLILKSDINKLFNYTTKIRKVKKIIKEENPDIIHAHYATSYGILASMLNIHPYILSFWGSDVYDFPNRSAIHKFMLKHNIKSADYIMSTSKDMKKEILKYTNKNILVTYFGVDINIYTPRKVERYDDFTVGTVKSFYEKYSLDYLIKGFKIFVDKIKDENIKLLLGGKGKEEENLKRLTKDLNLEKQVEFLGFLDQENVVKAFNKMDVAVFPSTQESFGVAAVEAQACGIPTIVTNVGGLPEATKPGETSLIVEPKNAEQIADALEKLYYDEELRKNMGKKAREYVLEKFDIVDNFNYVDEVYKKIIKEKEV, from the coding sequence ATGAAAATATGCTATCTTGCAGATGCAACTAGCGCCCACACAAGGAAATGGTGTGATTTCTTTTTAAGTAAAGGTTATGAGATTATAATAATTTCTTTAGGGGATGCAGTCATAGAAGGATGTAAAGTTTACTCCTTTGGAATGAAGGATTTAATATTAAAAAGTGATATAAATAAATTATTTAACTATACAACAAAAATTAGAAAAGTAAAAAAAATTATTAAAGAGGAAAATCCAGATATTATTCATGCACATTATGCAACAAGTTATGGAATATTAGCATCGATGTTAAATATTCATCCATATATATTATCTTTTTGGGGTTCAGATGTCTATGACTTTCCAAATAGATCTGCTATACATAAATTTATGTTAAAGCATAATATTAAATCAGCGGATTATATTATGTCTACATCAAAGGATATGAAAAAAGAGATTTTGAAATATACAAATAAGAATATACTTGTAACTTATTTTGGAGTTGATATTAATATATACACTCCTAGGAAAGTTGAAAGATACGATGATTTTACTGTTGGAACGGTAAAATCATTTTATGAGAAATACTCCTTAGATTATCTGATTAAGGGATTTAAAATTTTTGTTGATAAAATTAAAGATGAAAATATTAAACTTTTACTAGGGGGAAAAGGAAAAGAGGAAGAAAATCTTAAAAGATTAACTAAAGACTTAAACTTGGAAAAACAAGTGGAATTTTTAGGCTTTTTAGACCAGGAAAATGTTGTAAAAGCATTTAATAAAATGGATGTTGCAGTATTTCCTTCAACTCAAGAAAGTTTCGGTGTAGCGGCAGTTGAAGCCCAAGCTTGTGGTATTCCAACAATAGTAACTAATGTTGGAGGACTACCTGAAGCAACTAAGCCAGGTGAAACCAGCTTAATTGTTGAGCCGAAAAATGCTGAACAAATAGCAGATGCTTTAGAAAAATTGTATTATGATGAAGAATTACGAAAAAATATGGGTAAAAAAGCTAGAGAATATGTATTAGAAAAATTTGATATTGTTGATAATTTCAACTATGTTGATGAAGTATATAAAAAAATTATTAAAGAAAAAGAAGTGTAA
- the rpsR gene encoding 30S ribosomal protein S18, with amino-acid sequence MQRRYRPRKKICAFCADKNKTIDYKDVNNLKKFVSERGKILPRRVTGCCAKHQRAVTEEIKKARQVALLPYSAD; translated from the coding sequence GTGCAAAGAAGATATAGACCTAGAAAGAAAATTTGTGCTTTTTGTGCTGATAAAAACAAAACCATAGATTACAAAGATGTTAACAATTTAAAAAAATTTGTTAGCGAAAGAGGAAAAATTCTTCCTAGAAGAGTAACTGGTTGTTGTGCTAAGCATCAAAGAGCAGTAACTGAAGAAATTAAAAAAGCTAGACAAGTAGCATTGCTACCATATAGCGCTGATTAA
- a CDS encoding single-stranded DNA-binding protein, whose translation MNNVILIGRLTRDPELRYTAGTGVAMCRFTLAVDRGLSRDKKMEMEQKGQPTADFIGCIAWGKTAELVANYLSKGRQVAIQGRIQTSSYDGQDGNRVYRTDVVAERVEFIGSNPSSGQGMNTGFNQVNNYNQNAGFNQDVSDDNFGLGDDAFPLNDEDIPF comes from the coding sequence TTGAATAATGTTATATTGATTGGTAGACTTACAAGAGATCCTGAATTAAGATATACTGCAGGAACTGGAGTGGCTATGTGTAGATTTACACTAGCAGTTGACAGAGGTTTATCTAGAGATAAAAAAATGGAAATGGAACAAAAGGGGCAACCAACAGCTGATTTTATTGGTTGTATTGCTTGGGGTAAAACTGCAGAATTAGTTGCTAATTATTTGTCTAAAGGAAGGCAAGTTGCTATTCAAGGAAGAATACAAACAAGTTCTTATGATGGTCAAGATGGCAATAGAGTTTATAGAACTGATGTAGTCGCAGAAAGAGTAGAGTTCATAGGAAGTAATCCTTCTTCAGGACAAGGTATGAATACAGGATTTAATCAAGTTAATAACTATAACCAAAATGCAGGTTTTAATCAAGATGTTAGTGATGATAATTTTGGGTTAGGTGACGATGCCTTCCCATTAAATGATGAAGATATACCGTTTTAA
- the rpsF gene encoding 30S ribosomal protein S6, producing the protein MRKYEGVLVFKPDLEDEARNQAFDRIKETIESNGKISEISDWGKRKLAYEIDYIKEGYYYIVDFEANPELITEIERRSRISDAIIRYMFVRKDA; encoded by the coding sequence ATGAGAAAATACGAAGGTGTTTTAGTATTTAAACCAGATTTGGAAGATGAAGCAAGAAATCAAGCTTTTGATCGTATAAAAGAAACTATAGAATCGAACGGTAAAATCTCTGAAATTTCAGACTGGGGTAAAAGAAAATTAGCTTATGAAATTGACTATATTAAAGAAGGATACTATTATATTGTAGATTTTGAAGCTAATCCTGAGTTGATTACAGAGATAGAAAGAAGAAGTAGAATATCTGATGCAATCATTCGTTATATGTTTGTAAGAAAAGATGCATAG
- a CDS encoding hydrolase, with protein sequence MKHNFIPEIKSNLRTRSVKVPNVIRKCSGIIILNKRIKSLIFSTDVAVIQNSNPDAVMAVYPFTPTLTITQALLSSSFTPLFIGVGGGLTSGERSLTLALQAELLGAYGVVVNAPMQNDTLALIAESLDIPIVATIVSENDDFEGKAKAGANIFNISGGKNTINIVRKARNIFGPEFPIIATGGKTDEQIEATIDAGANAITYTPPSSAEIFAEVMRKYREDKK encoded by the coding sequence ATGAAACATAATTTTATTCCAGAAATTAAATCTAACCTTAGAACTCGTTCAGTTAAGGTTCCTAATGTCATTAGAAAATGTAGTGGTATTATTATTTTAAATAAAAGAATAAAATCCTTGATTTTTTCTACAGATGTTGCTGTAATCCAAAATAGTAATCCTGATGCCGTTATGGCAGTTTATCCATTTACACCAACTTTAACCATTACCCAGGCACTTTTATCTTCTTCTTTCACTCCCTTATTTATAGGAGTAGGAGGAGGTTTAACATCTGGTGAAAGATCTTTAACACTAGCCCTTCAAGCTGAATTACTTGGAGCATATGGTGTAGTTGTAAACGCACCTATGCAAAATGATACCTTGGCCTTAATAGCTGAATCCTTAGATATACCAATAGTAGCTACTATTGTTTCTGAAAATGATGATTTTGAAGGAAAGGCAAAGGCAGGTGCAAATATCTTTAATATTTCCGGTGGAAAAAATACAATAAATATAGTTAGAAAAGCTAGAAATATATTTGGTCCTGAATTTCCTATAATAGCAACTGGTGGAAAAACAGATGAACAAATAGAGGCAACTATTGATGCTGGTGCAAATGCAATTACATATACACCTCCATCAAGTGCAGAAATTTTTGCAGAAGTAATGAGAAAATATAGAGAAGATAAAAAATAA